In Cuculus canorus isolate bCucCan1 chromosome 9, bCucCan1.pri, whole genome shotgun sequence, the following are encoded in one genomic region:
- the RBP1 gene encoding retinol-binding protein 1, producing MPADFNGYWKMVSNDNFEEYLKALDVNVAVRKIANLLKPDKEILQNGDHMIIKTLSTFRNYIMEFDVGKEFEEDLAGVDDRKCMTTVSWDGDKLLCVQNGEKEGRGWTQWIEGDEMHLEIRVCGVKCKQVFKKVQ from the exons ATGCCGGCAGATTTCAACGGCTACTGGAAAATGGTCAGCAATGACAATTTTGAGGAGTATCTGAAGGCTCTGG atgtaAATGTTGCTGTAAGAAAAATAGCAAACTTGCTAAAACCTGACAAAGAAATCCTTCAGAATGGGGATCATATGATCATTAAAACGCTAAGCACTTTTAGAAACTACATCATGGAATTTGATGTAGGAAAGGAGTTTGAGGAGGATTTAGCTGGAGTGGATGATCGCAAATGCATG ACCACCGTATCTTGGGATGGTGATAAGCTGCTTTGTGTacagaatggagaaaaagaaggtcGTGGTTGGACCCAGTGGATTGAAGGAGATGAAATGCACCTG gaaaTAAGAGTGTGTGGAGTCAAGTGTAAGCAGGTCTTTAAGAAGGTGCAGTGA